The genomic segment CGACATGCAAGCACTAGTTCGGCGCGGTTCTCGGGGAAATCCTGCCCGAGGATCTCTTTGAAAAAGGCGGAAGCGGGGCGCCCGGCATGTTGGAGGAAGCCAGGAAGCTATTTCCGTTCTTGAACGCGATCGAGGCCGAGGAATGGGCGGCGGCGGGAATTGCCGCGGCCCGCTTGCCCAAAGGCGCCGCCGCGTTCGTCGAAGGCCAGCCGTGCCCCCACGTGGCGTTCGTGCTCAGCGGCGCCATCCGCGTCTACAAGACCGGCCCCGACGGCCGCCAGCTGACGCTGTACTACGTGACGCCCGGCGAGTCGTGCGTGCTCATGTGGGCCAGCGTCCTGGCCGGCGCCCGGTACAACGCCCAGGCCGTCGCGGCGGAAGACTCGTACGTGCTGCTGGTGCCCGTCGGCGTCTTTCAGGACTGGATGCAGCGTTACGAGCCCGTGCGGCGCTTTGTGTACGAGGCGTTCGCGCACAGGCTGGCGGCCGTCATGCTGTTGGTGGAGGAAATCTTGTTTCGCCACGTGGACCAGCGCCTAGCCGCGCTGCTGCTGGAGCGGACGACGCCGGAAGAGCCGGAGCTGCAGGCGACGCACGAGCAATTGGCGCTGGAGCTGGGCACGGCCCGGGAAGTGGTCAGCCGCATCTTGAAGTCGTTCGAGGAGGAAGGCGCCGTGCGCCTGGCGCGCGGGCGGGTAGCGGTGGTCGACCGGCGGGCGCTGGAGCGCAGGCACGAGAGGGTCCGGGCCGGCAGGGCAGTGTAACCGCCGTCACAGACGCCGGGGGCGTTCTGCATATATCATGGTGGACAAAACGGCGGGAGAGGTGAGCACTCCGTGCAGGCGAACGTGGGCGGCGCCGACCGCGTGATCCGCTTCCTCATCGGCATCGCCCTGCTGTCCCTGGTCGTGTTCGGGTCGGGAAGCTGGCGCTGGCTCGGCTTGCTGGGCGTTGTGCCCATCGCCACGGCCTTGCTGCGCTTCTGCCCTCTCTATACGGTCTTCCGCATCAACACGGCCAAGCCGCGCTGACGTCGCGGCGCGCGAGCCGCGCCGCGACGTCAGAAGACGAGGCCCGCCGGGTCGTCCGCACCGGCGCCGAGAGGCACGCGGCCCCGCACGGTATAGATAGGGCCGGCGGGCGTCAGCACGCTTTCGATGATTTCGGCCGCGTCCGCGTTCCAGCGCCCGAACTCGTGGCCTTCAAAGCGGCGCAGCGCGTCGGGAAGCGGGGAGGGCTGCCGGGCCCGCGCCACCGTGATGTGGGGCGAAAAGGGTCGATCCTCCGGCTCGCCCAGCCCGTGCAGCCGCCGGGCGACGGCCTCCTGCAGCCGTTTCAGCGCAGCCACGTCGCCCTCCACGCCGACCCAGACGACCCGCGCCAGATTCGGGCTGGGAAAGGCTCCGACACCCCGGGCCACCAGCTCTAGCCCGGCCGGCGAAGGTCCGTCGCCACCGGCCGCGGGGAACGTTTCGGAGATCGCTTCCCGGACCGCCGTCTCGACAGCGTCCACGTCCGCTTCCCGGATCTCGCCGAGGAAGCGCAGCGTGATGTGATACTGATGCTCCGCCACCCAGCGCAGCTGCGGGGCCGGGACGGCCCGCAGCCCGGCGATGTTGGCTCTTACCGATTCCTCGACCGGAACGGCCACGAAAATTCTCGGCATAGCGCCTCGCCTCGCCCTGTTCGTCGCCGCAAGGCGACGGATTCGTCCACGCGGCGGACTTACCCCTAGAAGGTCAGTCGTTCAGGAACAAGAACCGCCCGTCCTTCTGCACCAGCTCGCCGTCCAGGTACAGCTCGCCGCCCTCGCGCAAGTCTTTCACCATATCCCAGTGAATCGCCGACTGGTTGACGCCCCCGCTCTCCGGGTACGACGCGCCTAGGGCCAGATGCACCGTGCCGCCGATTTTCTCGTCGAACAAGATGTCTTTCGAGTACCGGTTGATGCCGTAGTTGCAGCCGATGCCGAACTCGCCCAGCCGGCGGGCGCCTTCGTCGGTGTCGAGCAGCTGGTGGAGCAGCGCTTCGCCGCGCGCCGCCGAGGCGTCCACCACCCGCCCGTTCTTGAACGTCAGCCGGATGCCGTTCACTTCGCGGCCCATGTAAATCGCCGGGAGCTCGTAATAGATCGTGCCCTCCACGCTGTCCTCGATGGGCGCGTAGAACACCTCGCCGTCGGGCATATTGTTCCGCCCGTCGCACACGATGCCCGGCCGGCCTTCGATGCTAAAGCGCAAGTCCGTCTGGGGCCCGACGATGCGCACTTCCTTGGCCCGGTCGAACCGCTCCTTGACGCGGTGCATCATGTCCGACGCGGCTTGCCAGTCGATGTTGGTGGCGCCGAAGAGGAAATCCGCGTACGCCGCGAGGGACATGTCGGCCTCCTGCGCGAGGCTCGGCGTGGGGAAGTTGCACACGACCCAGCGGACGCCCCCCTTCATGATGTGCTCCTGCAGGGGCCGGTTGGCGAGGCTGACCCGCCGCACTTTGGCGGGATCCACCCCCGTCAGGGTCCGGGCGTTCTCCGGCGCGTCGATGCTGATGATGACTTGGGCGTTCTCGACGGCGAACCGGGAGATGGGGTTCAGGTAGTCCAGCTGCTCGTCGGAAGCTTCTGCGTAGAAAATCTCGGAAAGGCTCTCGAAGGACAGCTGCACTACGGGGTAGCCGCCGTTGCGCACGACGAGGCGGTACACCGCTTCGATGAGCGGGCGTGCCAGGGGCGTGCTGCGGATCAAGACGTGGTCTCCCTTTTGCACCCGCGTGGAGTAGTTCACCA from the Bacillota bacterium genome contains:
- a CDS encoding RNA 2',3'-cyclic phosphodiesterase → MPRIFVAVPVEESVRANIAGLRAVPAPQLRWVAEHQYHITLRFLGEIREADVDAVETAVREAISETFPAAGGDGPSPAGLELVARGVGAFPSPNLARVVWVGVEGDVAALKRLQEAVARRLHGLGEPEDRPFSPHITVARARQPSPLPDALRRFEGHEFGRWNADAAEIIESVLTPAGPIYTVRGRVPLGAGADDPAGLVF
- a CDS encoding Crp/Fnr family transcriptional regulator, which encodes MLEEARKLFPFLNAIEAEEWAAAGIAAARLPKGAAAFVEGQPCPHVAFVLSGAIRVYKTGPDGRQLTLYYVTPGESCVLMWASVLAGARYNAQAVAAEDSYVLLVPVGVFQDWMQRYEPVRRFVYEAFAHRLAAVMLLVEEILFRHVDQRLAALLLERTTPEEPELQATHEQLALELGTAREVVSRILKSFEEEGAVRLARGRVAVVDRRALERRHERVRAGRAV
- a CDS encoding DUF2892 domain-containing protein produces the protein MQANVGGADRVIRFLIGIALLSLVVFGSGSWRWLGLLGVVPIATALLRFCPLYTVFRINTAKPR
- a CDS encoding aminopeptidase; this encodes MRDPRIETLADILVNYSTRVQKGDHVLIRSTPLARPLIEAVYRLVVRNGGYPVVQLSFESLSEIFYAEASDEQLDYLNPISRFAVENAQVIISIDAPENARTLTGVDPAKVRRVSLANRPLQEHIMKGGVRWVVCNFPTPSLAQEADMSLAAYADFLFGATNIDWQAASDMMHRVKERFDRAKEVRIVGPQTDLRFSIEGRPGIVCDGRNNMPDGEVFYAPIEDSVEGTIYYELPAIYMGREVNGIRLTFKNGRVVDASAARGEALLHQLLDTDEGARRLGEFGIGCNYGINRYSKDILFDEKIGGTVHLALGASYPESGGVNQSAIHWDMVKDLREGGELYLDGELVQKDGRFLFLND